The Meles meles chromosome 6, mMelMel3.1 paternal haplotype, whole genome shotgun sequence genome has a window encoding:
- the NRDE2 gene encoding nuclear exosome regulator NRDE2 isoform X2 yields the protein MALFPAFAGIGEGPKSGSARKELDWLSNPSFCVEAVTSLSQQPKEATALVSEGSSPTRSHLKSEPSDESDTNRKPRQTSRKKKKEKKKRRKHHHKKTKRKRGQAGSSGSEPDSEPEKDKTSRSAGDSRRESEKPGQEGHAAADVGHRFVWLEDVQALTGETFRTDKKPDPANWEYKSLYRGDIARYKRKGDSCLGINPKKQCISWEGASTEKKHSHKHVERYFTKKSVGLMNIDGVAIGSKTEPPSSESLSFIPVKGPDDALPPVTTWLNPLGIYDQSTTQWLQGQGPSEQESKQPDSQMDRESALLKAKVEEFNRRVRESPRDVELWMAFVAFQDEVMKSPGLYALEEGEPEKRKRSQKLVLDRKLAILERAIESNQSSVELQLAKLELCAEFWEPSALLREWQKLIFVHPNKTALWQKYLLFCQSQFSTFTVAKIHGLYGKCLSTLSAVLDGSILSHPALPGTEEAVFALFLQHCHFLRQAGHSEKAVALFQAMVDFTFFKPDSVKDLATKGQVEFFEPFWDSGEPRAGEKGARGWRAWMQQQERGGWVVISPDDDDDEPEDEDQEIRDKSLPRWQIWLAAERSRDQRHWRPWRPDKTRKQTEEDCEDPERQVLFDDIAQSLIQLSSPDLQFQLVTAFLQFLGVPCGFSTPASCVYLAMDENSIFDNGLHDEKPLTFLNLSFNGISCVGRLDPLGCRRWTRGHSREGEEFIRNVFHLVMPLFSGQERSQLCFSWLRYEMAKVIWCLHTKNKKRLKSQGKNCKKLAKNLLKEPENRNDFCLWKQYAHLEWLLGNTEDARKVFDSALSLAGGEEPRGSELWELGLLYAQLELELELSADVRGAAAARAVHVLTRLTENGPYGPYSGPVSAVHVLKARKAYEHALQDCLGQSYGSAPAPAGPAHRLASLAKCFLLFQYVTVGIEAAVRLYEQVCAGLRGSVCPGGALEAITLLHTGLLRFHTRVHVYPLAPLRQALSEAIQLYPDNQLLWRAYVQVQSKSHAASKIRRFFNAVTRSAKALEPWLFAIEAEKMRKRLVETVQRVDGREVHATIPETGLPHRIRALFESALQSDHGRLCPLLWRMYLNFLVSLGNKERSKGVFYKALQNCPWAKALYLDAMEHFPEEMQEVLDLMTEKELRVRLPLEELALLLED from the exons AATTAGATTGGCTGAGCAACCCGAGCTTTTGTGTTGAAGCCGTAACCTCTCTGAGCCAACAGCCTAAGGAGGCCACTGCCCTGGTTTCTGAAGGGTCATCGCCGACGAG GAGTCATCTGAAATCAGAGCCTTCAGATGAAAGTGACACTAACAGAAAGCCCAGACAAACaagcaggaaaaagaagaaagagaagaagaagagaaggaagcatCACCAcaagaaaaccaagagaaaacGTGGGCAGGCCGGTAGCAGTGGCTCGGAGCCGGACAGTGAGCCTGAAAAGGACAAAACTTCCAGAAGCGCTGGAGACAGTAGAAGGGAATCCGAGAAGCCAGG GCAAGAAGGTCATGCTGCTGCTGATGTTGGGCATCGCTTTGTTTGGCTTGAGGACGTGCAGGCTCTGACGGGAGAAACCTTCAGAACAGATAAGAAACCAGATCCGGCCAACTGGGAGTATAAGTCTCTCTACCGAGGAGACATAGCAAG ATACAAGAGGAAAGGAGACTCCTGCCTTGGCATTAACCCTAAGAAGCAGTGTATATCCTGGGAGGGGGCTTCCACGGAAAAGAAGCATTCGCACAAGCATGTTGAGCGCTATTTTACGAAGAAGAGCGTGGGATTGATGAACATTGACGGAGTTGCCATTGGCAGCAAAACTGAACCTCCGTCATCTGAGTCGCTCTCCTTTATCCCCGTGAAGGGCCCAGATGATGCGCTTCCTCCCGTTACGACCTGGTTGAACCCTCTGGGTATTTACGATCAGTCCACCACGCAGTGGTTACAAGGACAGGGTCCTTCAGAGCAAGAATCAAAGCAGCCAGACTCCCAGATGGACAGAGAGAGCGCGCTGCTCAAGGCCAAGGTGGAGGAGTTCAACCGGAGAGTGCGCGAGAGTCCTCGCGACGTGGAGCTGTGGATGGCCTTTGTTGCTTTTCAG GACGAGGTCATGAAAAGCCCCGGCCTGTACGCCCTCGAGGAGGGAGAGCCGGAGAAGCGGAAGAGGTCTCAGAAGCTGGTGCTGGACAGGAAGCTGGCCATCCTGGAGAGGGCCATCGAGAGCAACCAGAGCTCCGTGGAACTGCAGCTGGCCAAGCTGGAGCTGTGTGCCGAGTTCTGGGAGCCCTCCGCACTGCTCAGGGAGTGGCAGAAGCTGATATTTGTGCACCCCAACAAGACAGCCCTGTGGCAGAAGTACCTTTTATTTTGCCAAAGCCAGTTCAGCACCTTCACCGTCGCCAAGATCCATGGTCTCTATGGCAAGTGCTTGAGCACGCTGTCCGCGGTGCTGGACGGCAGCATCCTGTCGCACCCGGCGCTGCCCGGCACCGAGGAGGCAGTGTTCG CTCTCTTTCTTCAGCACTGCCACTTCCTGCGGCAGGCTGGTCACTCGGAGAAGGCCGTCGCTCTGTTCCAGGCCATGGTGGACTTCACCTTCTTCAAACCTGACAGCGTGAAAGACCTGGCTACCAAAGGACAG GTGGAGTTCTTTGAGCCCTTCTGGGACAGCGGGGAGCCCCGGGCTGGGGAGAAGGGCGCCCGCGGCTGGAGAGCGTGGATGCAGCAGCAGGAGCGAGGCGGCTGGGTGGTCATCAGTCCAG atgatgatgatgatgagccAGAAGACGAGGACCAGGAAATACGAGATAAGAGTCTGCCCAGGTGGCAGATCTGGCTTGCTGCTGAGCGGTCCCGAGACCAGAGGCACTGGCGGCCGTGGCGCCCTGATAAGACCAGGAAGCAAACCGAGGAAGACTGTGAGGACCCAGAGAGACAG GTGCTGTTCGATGACATCGCACAGTCTCTGATCCAGCTCTCTAGCCCGGATCTTCAGTTCCAGCTGGTCACGGCCTTTCTGCAGTTCCTGGGTGTGCCTTGTGGCTTCAGCACCCCGGCCTCCTGTGTCTACTTGGCCATGGATGAGAACAGCATCTTCGATAACGGGCTTCATGATGAAAAGCCATTGACTTTCCTCAACCTGTCCTTTAATGGCATCAGCTGTGTTGGCCGCTTAGACCCCCTGGGCTGCCGTCGCTGGACCCGTGGTCATAGTCGAGAGGGCGAGGAGTTCATCCGCAACGTCTTTCACCTTGTGATGCCTCTGTTTTCAGGCCAGGAGAGGTCCCAGCTCTGCTTCTCCTGGCTACGGTACGAGATGGCGAAG GTCATTTGGTGTCTGCACACTAAAAACAAGAAGCGGTTAAAGTCACAAGGAAAGAACTGCAAAAAACTCGCCAAAAATCTCCTTAAGGAGCCAGAAAACCGCAACGATTTCTGCCTCTGGAAGCAGTATGCACATCTGGAGTGGTTGCTCGGCAACACGGAGGACGCCAGGAAGGTGTTCGACTCGGCGCTCAGCCTGGCAGGCGGTGAGGAACCGAGGGGGTCTGAGCTCTGGGAGCTCGGCCTCCTCTATGCGCAGCTGGAGCTGGAACTGGAGCTCTCAGCCGACGTGAGGGGGGCTGCTGCGGCCCGGGCCGTACACGTACTGACCAGACTGACGGAGAATGGTCCCTATGGGCCCTACTCGGGGCCGGTCTCAGCCGTTCATGTCCTGAAAGCCCGGAAGGCTTACGAGCATGCGCTACAGGACTGCCTGGGGCAGAGCTACGGctctgctccggctcctgccggCCCCGCTCACCGCCTCGCGAGCCTGGCCAAGTGCTTCCTGCTCTTCCAGTATGTGACTGTAGGCATCGAGGCTGCCGTGCGGCTCTACGAGCAGGTGTGTGCGGGGCTGCGGGGCTCGGTGTGCCCGGGCGGCGCTCTCGAGGCCATCACACTGCTGCACACGGGCCTGCTTCGGTTCCACACCAGGGTCCACGTTTACCCCCTGGCTCCCCTACGCCAGGCGCTCTCGGAGGCGATACAGCTGTACCCAGACAACCAGCTTCTCTGGAGGGCCTACGTACAGGTTCAGAGTAAGTCTCACGCAGCCAGTAAGATCAGAAGGTTCTTCAATGCCGTTACCAGGTCCGCCAAAGCCTTGGAGCCTTGGTTGTTCGCGATTGAAGctgagaaaatgaggaagaggCTGGTGGAGACCGTTCAGAG GGTGGATGGCAGAGAGGTCCATGCCACGATTCCTGAGACCGGCTTGCCTCATCGGATCAGAGCCCTGTTTGAAAGCGCGTTGCAGAGTGACCATGGCCGCCTGTGCCCCTTGCTGTGGAGAATGTATTTGAACTTTTTG GTTTCCTTGGGAAacaaagaaaggagcaaaggcgTTTTCTACAAAGCACTTCAGAATTGTCCTTGGGCAAAG GCGCTGTACCTGGATGCCATGGAGCACTTCCCCGAAGAGATGCAGGAGGTCCTGGACCTGATGACGGAGAAGGAGCTCCGGGTGCGCCTGCCCCTGGAGGAGCTGGCCCTTCTGCTGGAGGACTAG
- the NRDE2 gene encoding nuclear exosome regulator NRDE2 isoform X1 produces the protein MALFPAFAGIGEGPKSGSARKELDWLSNPSFCVEAVTSLSQQPKEATALVSEGSSPTRSHLKSEPSDESDTNRKPRQTSRKKKKEKKKRRKHHHKKTKRKRGQAGSSGSEPDSEPEKDKTSRSAGDSRRESEKPGQEGHAAADVGHRFVWLEDVQALTGETFRTDKKPDPANWEYKSLYRGDIARYKRKGDSCLGINPKKQCISWEGASTEKKHSHKHVERYFTKKSVGLMNIDGVAIGSKTEPPSSESLSFIPVKGPDDALPPVTTWLNPLGIYDQSTTQWLQGQGPSEQESKQPDSQMDRESALLKAKVEEFNRRVRESPRDVELWMAFVAFQDEVMKSPGLYALEEGEPEKRKRSQKLVLDRKLAILERAIESNQSSVELQLAKLELCAEFWEPSALLREWQKLIFVHPNKTALWQKYLLFCQSQFSTFTVAKIHGLYGKCLSTLSAVLDGSILSHPALPGTEEAVFALFLQHCHFLRQAGHSEKAVALFQAMVDFTFFKPDSVKDLATKGQVEFFEPFWDSGEPRAGEKGARGWRAWMQQQERGGWVVISPDDDDDEPEDEDQEIRDKSLPRWQIWLAAERSRDQRHWRPWRPDKTRKQTEEDCEDPERQVLFDDIAQSLIQLSSPDLQFQLVTAFLQFLGVPCGFSTPASCVYLAMDENSIFDNGLHDEKPLTFLNLSFNGISCVGRLDPLGCRRWTRGHSREGEEFIRNVFHLVMPLFSGQERSQLCFSWLRYEMAKRSVRCSSRMDSSALCWPPVIWCLHTKNKKRLKSQGKNCKKLAKNLLKEPENRNDFCLWKQYAHLEWLLGNTEDARKVFDSALSLAGGEEPRGSELWELGLLYAQLELELELSADVRGAAAARAVHVLTRLTENGPYGPYSGPVSAVHVLKARKAYEHALQDCLGQSYGSAPAPAGPAHRLASLAKCFLLFQYVTVGIEAAVRLYEQVCAGLRGSVCPGGALEAITLLHTGLLRFHTRVHVYPLAPLRQALSEAIQLYPDNQLLWRAYVQVQSKSHAASKIRRFFNAVTRSAKALEPWLFAIEAEKMRKRLVETVQRVDGREVHATIPETGLPHRIRALFESALQSDHGRLCPLLWRMYLNFLVSLGNKERSKGVFYKALQNCPWAKALYLDAMEHFPEEMQEVLDLMTEKELRVRLPLEELALLLED, from the exons AATTAGATTGGCTGAGCAACCCGAGCTTTTGTGTTGAAGCCGTAACCTCTCTGAGCCAACAGCCTAAGGAGGCCACTGCCCTGGTTTCTGAAGGGTCATCGCCGACGAG GAGTCATCTGAAATCAGAGCCTTCAGATGAAAGTGACACTAACAGAAAGCCCAGACAAACaagcaggaaaaagaagaaagagaagaagaagagaaggaagcatCACCAcaagaaaaccaagagaaaacGTGGGCAGGCCGGTAGCAGTGGCTCGGAGCCGGACAGTGAGCCTGAAAAGGACAAAACTTCCAGAAGCGCTGGAGACAGTAGAAGGGAATCCGAGAAGCCAGG GCAAGAAGGTCATGCTGCTGCTGATGTTGGGCATCGCTTTGTTTGGCTTGAGGACGTGCAGGCTCTGACGGGAGAAACCTTCAGAACAGATAAGAAACCAGATCCGGCCAACTGGGAGTATAAGTCTCTCTACCGAGGAGACATAGCAAG ATACAAGAGGAAAGGAGACTCCTGCCTTGGCATTAACCCTAAGAAGCAGTGTATATCCTGGGAGGGGGCTTCCACGGAAAAGAAGCATTCGCACAAGCATGTTGAGCGCTATTTTACGAAGAAGAGCGTGGGATTGATGAACATTGACGGAGTTGCCATTGGCAGCAAAACTGAACCTCCGTCATCTGAGTCGCTCTCCTTTATCCCCGTGAAGGGCCCAGATGATGCGCTTCCTCCCGTTACGACCTGGTTGAACCCTCTGGGTATTTACGATCAGTCCACCACGCAGTGGTTACAAGGACAGGGTCCTTCAGAGCAAGAATCAAAGCAGCCAGACTCCCAGATGGACAGAGAGAGCGCGCTGCTCAAGGCCAAGGTGGAGGAGTTCAACCGGAGAGTGCGCGAGAGTCCTCGCGACGTGGAGCTGTGGATGGCCTTTGTTGCTTTTCAG GACGAGGTCATGAAAAGCCCCGGCCTGTACGCCCTCGAGGAGGGAGAGCCGGAGAAGCGGAAGAGGTCTCAGAAGCTGGTGCTGGACAGGAAGCTGGCCATCCTGGAGAGGGCCATCGAGAGCAACCAGAGCTCCGTGGAACTGCAGCTGGCCAAGCTGGAGCTGTGTGCCGAGTTCTGGGAGCCCTCCGCACTGCTCAGGGAGTGGCAGAAGCTGATATTTGTGCACCCCAACAAGACAGCCCTGTGGCAGAAGTACCTTTTATTTTGCCAAAGCCAGTTCAGCACCTTCACCGTCGCCAAGATCCATGGTCTCTATGGCAAGTGCTTGAGCACGCTGTCCGCGGTGCTGGACGGCAGCATCCTGTCGCACCCGGCGCTGCCCGGCACCGAGGAGGCAGTGTTCG CTCTCTTTCTTCAGCACTGCCACTTCCTGCGGCAGGCTGGTCACTCGGAGAAGGCCGTCGCTCTGTTCCAGGCCATGGTGGACTTCACCTTCTTCAAACCTGACAGCGTGAAAGACCTGGCTACCAAAGGACAG GTGGAGTTCTTTGAGCCCTTCTGGGACAGCGGGGAGCCCCGGGCTGGGGAGAAGGGCGCCCGCGGCTGGAGAGCGTGGATGCAGCAGCAGGAGCGAGGCGGCTGGGTGGTCATCAGTCCAG atgatgatgatgatgagccAGAAGACGAGGACCAGGAAATACGAGATAAGAGTCTGCCCAGGTGGCAGATCTGGCTTGCTGCTGAGCGGTCCCGAGACCAGAGGCACTGGCGGCCGTGGCGCCCTGATAAGACCAGGAAGCAAACCGAGGAAGACTGTGAGGACCCAGAGAGACAG GTGCTGTTCGATGACATCGCACAGTCTCTGATCCAGCTCTCTAGCCCGGATCTTCAGTTCCAGCTGGTCACGGCCTTTCTGCAGTTCCTGGGTGTGCCTTGTGGCTTCAGCACCCCGGCCTCCTGTGTCTACTTGGCCATGGATGAGAACAGCATCTTCGATAACGGGCTTCATGATGAAAAGCCATTGACTTTCCTCAACCTGTCCTTTAATGGCATCAGCTGTGTTGGCCGCTTAGACCCCCTGGGCTGCCGTCGCTGGACCCGTGGTCATAGTCGAGAGGGCGAGGAGTTCATCCGCAACGTCTTTCACCTTGTGATGCCTCTGTTTTCAGGCCAGGAGAGGTCCCAGCTCTGCTTCTCCTGGCTACGGTACGAGATGGCGAAG CGATCCGTTAGGTGTTCTTCTAGGATGGACTCttctgccctctgctggccaccG GTCATTTGGTGTCTGCACACTAAAAACAAGAAGCGGTTAAAGTCACAAGGAAAGAACTGCAAAAAACTCGCCAAAAATCTCCTTAAGGAGCCAGAAAACCGCAACGATTTCTGCCTCTGGAAGCAGTATGCACATCTGGAGTGGTTGCTCGGCAACACGGAGGACGCCAGGAAGGTGTTCGACTCGGCGCTCAGCCTGGCAGGCGGTGAGGAACCGAGGGGGTCTGAGCTCTGGGAGCTCGGCCTCCTCTATGCGCAGCTGGAGCTGGAACTGGAGCTCTCAGCCGACGTGAGGGGGGCTGCTGCGGCCCGGGCCGTACACGTACTGACCAGACTGACGGAGAATGGTCCCTATGGGCCCTACTCGGGGCCGGTCTCAGCCGTTCATGTCCTGAAAGCCCGGAAGGCTTACGAGCATGCGCTACAGGACTGCCTGGGGCAGAGCTACGGctctgctccggctcctgccggCCCCGCTCACCGCCTCGCGAGCCTGGCCAAGTGCTTCCTGCTCTTCCAGTATGTGACTGTAGGCATCGAGGCTGCCGTGCGGCTCTACGAGCAGGTGTGTGCGGGGCTGCGGGGCTCGGTGTGCCCGGGCGGCGCTCTCGAGGCCATCACACTGCTGCACACGGGCCTGCTTCGGTTCCACACCAGGGTCCACGTTTACCCCCTGGCTCCCCTACGCCAGGCGCTCTCGGAGGCGATACAGCTGTACCCAGACAACCAGCTTCTCTGGAGGGCCTACGTACAGGTTCAGAGTAAGTCTCACGCAGCCAGTAAGATCAGAAGGTTCTTCAATGCCGTTACCAGGTCCGCCAAAGCCTTGGAGCCTTGGTTGTTCGCGATTGAAGctgagaaaatgaggaagaggCTGGTGGAGACCGTTCAGAG GGTGGATGGCAGAGAGGTCCATGCCACGATTCCTGAGACCGGCTTGCCTCATCGGATCAGAGCCCTGTTTGAAAGCGCGTTGCAGAGTGACCATGGCCGCCTGTGCCCCTTGCTGTGGAGAATGTATTTGAACTTTTTG GTTTCCTTGGGAAacaaagaaaggagcaaaggcgTTTTCTACAAAGCACTTCAGAATTGTCCTTGGGCAAAG GCGCTGTACCTGGATGCCATGGAGCACTTCCCCGAAGAGATGCAGGAGGTCCTGGACCTGATGACGGAGAAGGAGCTCCGGGTGCGCCTGCCCCTGGAGGAGCTGGCCCTTCTGCTGGAGGACTAG